In Halorussus limi, a genomic segment contains:
- the queC gene encoding 7-cyano-7-deazaguanine synthase QueC, producing MTESTPKRAVVLASGGMDSATAAHVAADEGYDLYLLHTSYGQETEDKEYECARTLADELDAADFLHVETGHLAAIGGSSLTDDEMEVEDADLDSEEVPTSYVPFRNANLLAMATSYAEANECEALFIGAHSEDFSGYPDCRPAFFDAFQRVVDAGTKDDTDIDLRAPFVEWSKTDIAERGTELGVSYEHTWSCYRAEAPACGTCDACAFRLEAFQNIGVRDPIEYEERPEYAE from the coding sequence ATGACCGAGAGTACACCGAAGCGCGCGGTCGTCCTCGCCTCCGGCGGGATGGACAGCGCCACCGCGGCCCACGTCGCGGCCGACGAAGGCTACGACCTCTACCTGCTCCACACCTCCTACGGGCAGGAGACCGAGGACAAGGAGTACGAGTGCGCCCGGACGCTGGCCGACGAACTCGACGCCGCGGACTTCCTCCACGTGGAGACCGGCCACCTCGCTGCCATCGGCGGGTCGAGTCTGACCGACGACGAGATGGAAGTCGAGGACGCCGACCTCGACAGCGAAGAGGTGCCGACTTCCTACGTCCCGTTCCGGAACGCCAACCTGCTGGCGATGGCGACCTCGTACGCCGAGGCCAACGAGTGCGAGGCCCTCTTCATCGGCGCCCACAGCGAGGACTTCTCGGGCTACCCGGACTGCCGCCCGGCGTTCTTCGACGCCTTCCAGCGAGTCGTCGACGCCGGAACGAAGGACGACACCGACATCGACCTCCGCGCGCCGTTCGTGGAGTGGAGCAAGACCGACATCGCCGAGCGCGGGACCGAACTCGGCGTTTCCTACGAACACACGTGGAGTTGCTACCGCGCGGAGGCCCCGGCCTGCGGGACCTGCGACGCCTGCGCGTTCCGACTGGAGGCGTTCCAGAACATCGGCGTCCGCGACCCCATCGAGTACGAGGAGCGCCCGGAGTACGCCGAGTAA